In Desulfomonile tiedjei DSM 6799, a genomic segment contains:
- the tsoX gene encoding HSGNPxU motif (seleno)protein TsoX — protein sequence MLKLVVFHSGRPGUKSCATATVVAKKMKDRFGDQIDLQIHLTDSKEAEQYKLKGATSVFIDGEFVPLDIAMSEEKMSHHLYAKSVH from the coding sequence ATGTTGAAACTGGTGGTTTTTCACTCGGGAAGGCCAGGCTGAAAGAGTTGCGCCACAGCTACGGTGGTAGCGAAAAAAATGAAAGACCGTTTTGGTGATCAAATCGACTTGCAGATTCATCTGACAGACTCAAAGGAGGCCGAACAATACAAATTGAAAGGCGCTACCAGCGTCTTCATCGACGGCGAGTTTGTACCTCTGGATATAGCAATGTCAGAAGAGAAAATGTCACATCATTTGTATGCCAAAAGCGTTCATTAA
- the tsoB gene encoding rhodanese/DsbD fusion-like selenoprotein TsoB, with the protein MAIEVNWKRLWLPFLAIMVTVGVLWFTNRAVTPKESTWDDVVAEAGEGGYRLINTDELKQKYETDSRNILLVDTRQDWEFAMGHIKGAVNFPMEPTAWSRWQKKGKLAEALGPDKNRLIIFYUAGLTUVRSDSAARVAVQLGYKNVYRDPRGFPDWKAAGLPVESIPADRAKAVSEPPNAGPLYGWAMLWTLLGVFAGGLALNLTPCVYPLIPITVSYFGGRSSQGRGKLAVHGLLYLGGLSLTNSVLGVVAALTGSLMGSALQNPIVLLVVAGVLVFFATSLFGFWELQLPQGLTSAASRSYAGYFGTLFMGLTLGVVAAPCLGPFVLGLLTWVASMGSPWLGFLIFFTLSLGLGVPLFVLAMFSGSLEKLPGSGEWMLWVRKLMGWVLVGMAAYFVKPLLPSPVAVIVLAAVALAAGLHLGWIDTTRGGFRGFGVVRNVVGVAGLVVGVFLIGSWLMIGPGVSWQPYSDEALEQARKSNKPVIVDFSATWCTPCRELEDVTFRDPEVVRQAQTHFIMIKVDLTTNADPRYEKLVEKYSVKGVPTVVFFDANGRERADLRLVDFIPADQFLSRMTQLKQLSKSGS; encoded by the coding sequence ATGGCAATTGAGGTGAACTGGAAAAGACTTTGGCTCCCCTTCCTGGCCATCATGGTTACGGTGGGAGTTCTCTGGTTCACAAATAGAGCAGTGACACCAAAGGAATCAACCTGGGACGATGTAGTCGCTGAAGCCGGGGAAGGCGGCTACCGGCTCATAAATACCGATGAATTAAAACAAAAATATGAAACGGATTCCCGGAACATTCTGTTGGTGGATACACGCCAGGATTGGGAATTTGCAATGGGCCACATTAAAGGTGCAGTCAATTTCCCAATGGAACCCACTGCGTGGTCCAGATGGCAGAAGAAGGGAAAACTGGCGGAAGCGCTCGGGCCTGACAAGAATCGTCTCATCATCTTCTACTGAGCGGGCCTCACCTGAGTCCGCAGCGACTCAGCCGCTCGTGTAGCGGTGCAACTCGGTTACAAAAACGTATATCGTGACCCAAGAGGTTTTCCCGATTGGAAGGCTGCCGGTCTTCCCGTTGAAAGTATTCCTGCGGATCGGGCAAAGGCCGTATCTGAACCTCCAAATGCCGGGCCCCTGTATGGTTGGGCGATGTTGTGGACGTTGTTGGGGGTCTTCGCAGGTGGGCTGGCTCTCAACTTAACTCCTTGTGTTTATCCCCTGATCCCCATAACAGTCTCATATTTTGGGGGCCGGAGTAGCCAGGGACGCGGGAAACTGGCCGTTCACGGCTTATTATATTTGGGTGGTCTGTCTCTGACAAACTCGGTGTTGGGGGTTGTGGCGGCTCTCACAGGCAGCCTCATGGGGTCGGCGCTGCAGAATCCTATTGTGCTTTTGGTCGTGGCCGGCGTTTTGGTTTTCTTCGCGACGAGTCTTTTCGGATTCTGGGAACTGCAACTCCCGCAGGGCCTTACAAGTGCCGCATCCAGGTCCTATGCAGGGTATTTCGGTACCCTGTTCATGGGGTTGACTCTTGGTGTGGTGGCAGCTCCGTGTCTGGGCCCTTTTGTACTCGGGTTGCTTACCTGGGTCGCAAGCATGGGCAGCCCCTGGTTGGGTTTTCTCATCTTCTTTACCTTGAGTTTGGGTTTGGGGGTTCCGCTTTTCGTCCTGGCGATGTTTTCTGGAAGCCTGGAAAAGTTGCCCGGTTCGGGTGAGTGGATGCTCTGGGTGAGAAAACTGATGGGATGGGTGCTCGTGGGCATGGCCGCATATTTTGTCAAACCGCTGTTGCCATCCCCAGTTGCCGTTATTGTTTTAGCGGCAGTAGCCCTGGCCGCAGGATTGCATCTGGGATGGATCGACACTACCCGAGGAGGTTTCAGGGGATTCGGTGTAGTGCGGAACGTTGTCGGGGTTGCCGGTCTTGTTGTTGGTGTCTTTCTCATCGGTTCGTGGCTTATGATCGGCCCTGGGGTCTCGTGGCAGCCGTATTCCGATGAAGCTTTGGAACAGGCCCGAAAATCCAACAAACCGGTGATCGTAGACTTTTCAGCCACATGGTGCACGCCGTGTCGTGAACTGGAAGATGTCACCTTTCGCGATCCGGAAGTCGTGAGACAAGCTCAAACTCATTTCATCATGATTAAGGTTGACCTGACCACGAACGCCGACCCGCGCTATGAAAAACTCGTGGAGAAGTATTCGGTCAAAGGAGTTCCGACGGTCGTTTTCTTCGACGCAAACGGCCGAGAGCGTGCAGACCTGCGCCTGGTTGACTTCATCCCCGCGGATCAATTCTTGAGCAGGATGACCCAACTGAAGCAATTGTCCAAATCCGGTTCGTGA
- the tsoC gene encoding NEPxGxxU motif selenoprotein TsoC — MLKVHFFLNEPNGKPURHFKEMASRLGAEYPIEIETTSKPFAEYRTDEWADTDLPCAPAIMIGEEIVAEGSDVTEEKVANEIRKQLGMPPLEPEKKGIIDRLFR; from the coding sequence ATGCTGAAAGTGCACTTTTTTCTGAATGAACCCAATGGCAAGCCTTGAAGACACTTCAAAGAAATGGCGTCCAGGTTGGGCGCAGAGTACCCGATTGAGATCGAGACCACATCAAAACCTTTCGCTGAATATCGGACTGATGAATGGGCAGATACGGATCTACCGTGCGCTCCGGCAATCATGATCGGTGAGGAGATTGTGGCCGAGGGATCGGATGTAACTGAGGAGAAGGTCGCGAACGAGATCAGAAAACAGCTTGGAATGCCCCCACTCGAACCGGAGAAGAAAGGGATTATCGATCGTTTATTCAGATGA
- a CDS encoding 4Fe-4S binding protein, with protein sequence MSSEKMTRKNRAEGFVSARNELSWITTMVFITILAVGWIFPWFGYFVPLCMAGAILPAFVWGRRWCDWWCPRGSFLNQCLDPVSRKTSLPGFMRRLPFRLSMMGIMMAVFSTRIYQLWPDPVKIGGFFIMFLTITTVAGVFVGIAFKPRSWCAFCPVGTMAKWAGTNRYPLHIDENCTECKLCERVCPLGIAPHSYRISGIVADWDCLKCKLCVVKCPQKCLHVGDEDLSRAA encoded by the coding sequence ATGTCTTCAGAAAAGATGACGAGGAAAAATCGAGCGGAAGGTTTTGTCTCGGCCAGGAACGAATTGAGCTGGATCACGACAATGGTTTTCATTACAATCCTGGCTGTCGGCTGGATTTTTCCGTGGTTTGGCTATTTCGTCCCTCTCTGCATGGCGGGAGCAATACTGCCGGCCTTTGTGTGGGGACGTCGTTGGTGTGACTGGTGGTGTCCGAGAGGGAGTTTCTTGAATCAATGTCTCGATCCTGTCAGTAGAAAGACATCCCTACCCGGATTCATGAGACGTCTTCCGTTCCGGTTATCCATGATGGGAATCATGATGGCAGTATTTTCAACTCGCATTTACCAACTCTGGCCCGATCCGGTAAAAATCGGCGGGTTCTTTATAATGTTCCTTACCATCACCACAGTCGCAGGGGTATTCGTAGGCATAGCCTTCAAGCCGAGAAGTTGGTGCGCTTTCTGTCCTGTTGGAACTATGGCAAAATGGGCTGGCACTAACCGATATCCTTTGCATATCGATGAGAACTGCACTGAATGCAAACTTTGTGAAAGAGTCTGCCCTCTTGGGATCGCGCCGCATTCTTACAGGATTTCAGGTATTGTGGCAGACTGGGATTGCCTCAAGTGCAAACTCTGCGTCGTGAAATGTCCTCAAAAGTGTCTGCATGTCGGCGACGAGGACCTATCGCGGGCAGCGTAG
- a CDS encoding GcvH-related protein: MGVRFENFLGRELVLPDDRSYDPAEGLWIKREDTAKLAVGITEPTVLMGGTVREVELLVEDGSEVSKGETVILVLTSKLKYIAAPASGRLVSPKDLGSLPEKIVKDPYGSTLFYILSEKDEISDLLDASGYASTLKDSDGARNPGGHKGGVSPTCKAVYMAIGEQNITKK; the protein is encoded by the coding sequence ATGGGTGTAAGATTTGAGAACTTCCTTGGCCGAGAACTCGTACTGCCTGATGACCGTTCATACGATCCAGCCGAAGGCTTATGGATCAAGAGAGAGGATACAGCAAAGCTGGCCGTCGGCATCACCGAACCGACCGTTCTCATGGGGGGAACGGTGCGGGAAGTCGAACTTCTTGTAGAAGACGGCAGTGAAGTAAGCAAGGGTGAGACAGTCATTCTGGTACTCACCTCCAAGCTCAAATACATAGCTGCTCCCGCTTCAGGCAGGCTGGTCTCTCCCAAGGATTTGGGTTCTCTCCCTGAGAAAATTGTCAAAGATCCTTACGGTTCCACATTATTTTATATTCTGTCTGAAAAAGATGAAATCTCAGACTTGCTCGATGCATCGGGGTATGCGAGTACTCTGAAGGATTCTGACGGCGCACGGAATCCCGGAGGGCACAAGGGCGGCGTTTCGCCCACTTGCAAAGCAGTTTATATGGCGATTGGAGAGCAGAATATCACAAAGAAGTGA
- a CDS encoding class I SAM-dependent methyltransferase, giving the protein MQNRKPSLFDVDADRYDLWFESRGGKAIFEIEKNCLRKLIPTDKDLWLEVGVGTGRFASSLGISEGVDPSQEMLSIAARRGIYVVRGIGEDLPYRDETFDGVLMVTTLCFLIDPERTLSECRRVLRHTGILVLGIMPAESAWGRLYMRKGSEGHRLYSKAIFYTCGQVIRICAEARFSFDRAVSCLSTPPGEEPSSILEEGINEGGGFVAMRFHKT; this is encoded by the coding sequence ATGCAAAATAGAAAGCCAAGTCTGTTTGATGTGGACGCTGACCGATACGATCTGTGGTTTGAATCCCGTGGGGGAAAAGCGATCTTTGAAATTGAGAAGAATTGTCTGCGAAAGCTGATTCCAACTGATAAGGATCTATGGTTGGAAGTCGGTGTGGGTACTGGCCGCTTCGCATCATCCCTGGGCATCTCCGAAGGGGTAGACCCATCGCAGGAAATGCTGAGCATTGCAGCGCGGCGTGGTATTTACGTCGTTCGAGGCATCGGCGAAGACTTGCCTTATCGGGATGAGACATTCGACGGAGTTCTCATGGTAACGACGCTCTGTTTCTTAATCGATCCCGAGAGAACGTTGTCGGAGTGCCGTCGGGTCTTGCGCCACACCGGCATATTGGTCCTGGGAATAATGCCTGCTGAGAGTGCCTGGGGACGATTGTACATGAGAAAAGGGAGCGAAGGTCATCGTTTATATTCCAAGGCAATTTTCTATACGTGCGGACAAGTCATTCGTATCTGTGCCGAGGCAAGATTCTCATTTGACAGAGCTGTCAGTTGCCTTTCGACTCCCCCGGGTGAAGAGCCTTCGTCTATCTTAGAGGAAGGCATCAATGAGGGAGGCGGGTTTGTGGCAATGCGTTTCCATAAGACATGA
- a CDS encoding sterol desaturase family protein, which produces MNMLIIENEPFIRLGAFLGIFFGMALAELVAPRRRLLTSKASRWFANIGIVAINTVLVRLLFPVAAVGMAVIAAQRSWGLFNNVAVPYWMAVVLSVVILDFVIYLQHVLFHATPIFWRLHMMHHADMDFDFTTGSRFHPIEIVLSMLIKMASVVLIGAPAVSVIIFEVLLNATSMFNHANVRLPLGIDRVLRLFVVTPDMHRVHHSVFPFETNSNFGFNLPWWDRLMGTYRDQPRLGHEGMTIGLNQFRDPSRLTLLGILALPFVGKTGNYPINRRGVSDEDS; this is translated from the coding sequence ATGAACATGCTCATTATAGAGAACGAGCCGTTCATAAGGCTTGGAGCGTTCCTGGGGATATTTTTCGGAATGGCCTTGGCAGAACTTGTCGCACCACGGCGCCGTCTCCTCACATCCAAAGCTTCCCGCTGGTTCGCCAACATTGGAATAGTGGCCATAAATACCGTCCTGGTGAGACTTCTGTTTCCTGTCGCAGCGGTGGGCATGGCAGTCATTGCGGCTCAAAGATCTTGGGGCTTGTTTAACAATGTCGCTGTTCCGTACTGGATGGCTGTTGTCTTGTCGGTCGTCATTCTCGACTTCGTGATTTATCTCCAGCACGTATTGTTTCATGCAACTCCGATCTTCTGGCGATTGCACATGATGCACCATGCCGATATGGACTTTGATTTCACCACAGGCTCTCGTTTTCACCCAATCGAAATCGTGCTTTCCATGCTCATCAAGATGGCATCTGTTGTCCTCATCGGAGCGCCCGCAGTATCTGTAATCATTTTCGAGGTTCTCCTGAATGCAACATCCATGTTTAACCACGCTAACGTCCGTCTTCCTCTTGGGATCGATCGAGTGTTGCGGCTTTTCGTGGTTACCCCGGATATGCACCGGGTTCACCATTCCGTGTTTCCCTTCGAGACAAACAGCAATTTCGGCTTCAATTTGCCGTGGTGGGACCGACTCATGGGAACGTATAGGGACCAGCCAAGGCTAGGACATGAAGGCATGACAATAGGGTTGAATCAGTTCAGAGACCCATCCCGTCTTACTTTGCTTGGAATACTGGCGCTCCCTTTCGTTGGGAAAACAGGCAATTATCCAATCAACCGGCGTGGAGTTTCCGATGAGGACTCGTGA
- a CDS encoding SHOCT domain-containing protein encodes MGMGPWMNDLWMHGWFGMWIWPLLVIVLIVLLVLNLGKGYSSRNPRGFETDTHTPSETALDVLKKRYAKGEISKEEFG; translated from the coding sequence ATGGGAATGGGACCATGGATGAACGATCTCTGGATGCACGGATGGTTTGGAATGTGGATCTGGCCTCTTCTTGTCATAGTACTGATAGTACTGCTTGTTCTGAACCTTGGGAAAGGCTATTCCAGTCGAAATCCTCGCGGCTTTGAAACAGATACTCATACGCCTTCGGAAACCGCCCTGGACGTTCTCAAGAAACGCTACGCAAAAGGGGAAATCAGCAAAGAAGAATTCGGATGA
- a CDS encoding tetratricopeptide repeat protein, with translation MPTLAQDDVDPQELVGRAQRAFSEGSYRESLDLYSRALNKNPSQSSLYAERGEVFEMLNQPQKAIDDYRKALHFDPSNRDAMKRLAGMYEQKPATFAEALQLYRRALNGETNTESKNQLLTSIAILQNRLQPEDASAVRCWHLGNQAVLRGDYTAAESLYTKAIALDPMMFQAYYSRGLLNSKADRFAEALGDFEQTVRISPTLRGAYVQKGLANLRLGNAEAARRDFEEAARVDPRDPNALYHFAVVLEERQDYDAALEKCHEALGRRPDHELRKSIQEKISRLELRRRSQPASKRTRHPRALW, from the coding sequence TTGCCGACTCTTGCCCAGGATGATGTTGATCCGCAAGAACTCGTCGGTCGAGCGCAGCGGGCTTTTTCCGAGGGATCTTACAGGGAATCGCTGGATCTCTACTCCAGAGCGCTCAACAAAAACCCTTCTCAGAGTTCCTTGTATGCAGAACGCGGCGAAGTTTTCGAGATGCTGAATCAGCCTCAGAAAGCAATCGACGATTACAGGAAGGCCTTGCATTTCGATCCATCTAACCGGGACGCAATGAAAAGACTCGCGGGAATGTACGAGCAGAAACCCGCGACCTTCGCGGAGGCCCTTCAGCTCTACCGCAGAGCCCTGAATGGGGAAACAAACACTGAGTCAAAGAATCAATTACTCACCTCGATAGCAATTCTTCAAAATCGGCTCCAGCCTGAAGATGCGTCTGCCGTACGGTGCTGGCATTTGGGCAATCAGGCTGTATTGCGGGGAGACTACACCGCTGCGGAATCTCTTTACACGAAAGCCATAGCTCTCGATCCCATGATGTTCCAGGCCTACTACAGCAGGGGCTTACTCAATTCCAAAGCAGATCGATTTGCAGAGGCCCTTGGAGATTTCGAGCAGACAGTCAGGATTTCTCCCACATTGAGAGGAGCGTACGTACAGAAAGGCCTTGCGAATTTGAGGCTTGGGAATGCGGAAGCCGCTCGCCGGGATTTTGAGGAAGCGGCTCGAGTCGATCCGCGCGATCCCAATGCGCTCTACCATTTCGCTGTGGTGCTCGAAGAACGTCAGGACTACGATGCAGCCCTGGAAAAGTGCCATGAGGCGTTGGGACGGCGTCCCGATCACGAACTCAGAAAATCGATCCAGGAAAAGATTTCGCGCCTGGAACTCAGACGGCGATCTCAACCTGCAAGTAAGAGAACACGGCATCCAAGGGCTCTCTGGTGA
- a CDS encoding L,D-transpeptidase has product MRVSVTVLTIIAGFFMCSWQAGSAFSQTETNGSRDEFRIVIHCGINVLQLWRKNEAIREYPIETGKGGLGKQRGGDHCTPVGDYEISWMASRNSTKGYRIVENRSWCKGNKFIYADSGPSLEKLWAESYGGDEATVISINYPSVKDRLRGFTGDCIHIHADKKLKDGMLTKSYGCIHMFPKDAMELYEMVEVGTPVKILP; this is encoded by the coding sequence TTGAGAGTATCGGTTACTGTTTTGACCATTATCGCGGGATTCTTCATGTGTTCATGGCAAGCCGGTTCTGCCTTCAGCCAAACCGAGACGAATGGCTCCCGAGATGAATTCCGCATCGTAATCCACTGCGGCATAAATGTGCTCCAATTGTGGCGCAAAAACGAAGCGATCAGAGAATATCCCATAGAAACGGGCAAGGGTGGCCTGGGTAAGCAGCGGGGCGGAGATCACTGCACACCGGTGGGCGATTATGAAATCTCCTGGATGGCTTCGCGCAATTCGACAAAAGGATATCGCATTGTTGAAAACAGAAGTTGGTGCAAGGGGAACAAGTTCATCTATGCCGATTCCGGACCCTCGCTGGAAAAATTATGGGCCGAATCGTACGGAGGCGATGAAGCTACCGTAATCAGCATAAATTATCCCAGCGTCAAAGATCGTCTACGAGGATTTACCGGAGATTGCATCCACATTCATGCAGACAAGAAGCTCAAAGATGGCATGCTGACGAAATCGTACGGCTGTATCCACATGTTTCCGAAAGATGCAATGGAGCTTTACGAAATGGTGGAAGTAGGCACTCCAGTCAAAATACTCCCCTGA
- a CDS encoding DinB family protein — protein sequence MKAQDVLREELIALLEGGNAHFGFMGALADFPLEHINSKAPNTPYSFWHFVEHIRIAQWDILEFIRDPKHVSPNYPEGYRPRPEEQTDEKGWQKSINGVISDREALKAIVRDKKTDLFAPIPHAPDYTIFREIVLAADHTAYHTGEIAIMRQVMNLWPAGNLYLTGKPD from the coding sequence GTGAAAGCACAAGACGTTCTCAGGGAAGAACTCATAGCTTTGCTCGAAGGCGGAAATGCTCATTTTGGTTTTATGGGAGCACTTGCCGATTTTCCTTTGGAGCACATCAACAGCAAGGCTCCGAACACGCCGTACTCGTTTTGGCATTTTGTCGAACATATTCGCATTGCTCAGTGGGATATCCTGGAATTCATTCGAGATCCGAAGCACGTTTCACCGAACTATCCGGAGGGTTACCGTCCTCGACCGGAAGAGCAGACGGACGAAAAAGGCTGGCAAAAAAGCATTAACGGGGTGATCTCAGATAGGGAAGCATTAAAAGCCATCGTGCGAGATAAGAAAACCGATTTGTTCGCTCCGATTCCCCACGCTCCGGACTATACTATTTTTCGGGAGATTGTCCTTGCGGCGGACCACACTGCCTATCACACAGGCGAAATCGCGATTATGCGTCAAGTCATGAATCTTTGGCCCGCGGGAAATCTGTATCTCACCGGAAAACCGGATTAA